One stretch of Arachis hypogaea cultivar Tifrunner chromosome 20, arahy.Tifrunner.gnm2.J5K5, whole genome shotgun sequence DNA includes these proteins:
- the LOC140183146 gene encoding uncharacterized protein produces the protein MVGTGLVKRILIDTGADSNILFRNVFDAMGLKESNLKSHQHGVMGLGDNYIKPDGTISLPICLGTGDTKRSIMANFVVLRDSTAYNIILGKKTINEFSAIICTKFLTMKFITDKGAIGSIRGDLEAAVACDNATLSLRKESMKQLVCSWQTWTNLPHKLKGPLMEIVRANGDLFAWTPSDMLGLDPEVMSHRLSIKLDAKPVAQRRRKMSQEKADEVAKQTAGLLEVGFIKELEYSTWLSNVVLVKKASGR, from the exons ATGGTCGGGACGGGGTTAGTCAAGCGAATCCTCATCGACACCGGGGCCGATTCCAACATCCTGTTCAGGAATGTATTCGACGCCATGGGACTCAAAGAATCCAACCTCAAGAGCCACCAGCACGGGGTCATGGGACTAGGCGATAACTATATAAAACCCGACGGGACAATCTCCCTCCCAATCTGCCTAGGAACCGGAGACACCAAAAGGTCGATTATGGCAAACTTTGTAGTCCTCAGagactccacagcctacaacATCATTCTGGGGAAAAAAACCATCAACGAGTTCTCAGCCATAATATGCACCAAATTCCTAACAATGAAGTTCATAACAGACAAGGGAGCCATTGGCTCCATTAGGGGAGACTTAGAAGCGGCGGTCGCCTGCGACAATGCCACTCTCTCCCTAAGGAAAGAGTCAATGAAGCAGCTGGTGTGTTCCTGGCAGACCTGGAC GAACCTTCCTCACAAGCTAAAAGGCCCCCTCATGGAGATCGTCAGGGCGAACggcgacctcttcgcatggacgcCGTCAGACATGCTGGGGTTGGATCCCGAAGTCATGTCACATCGACTATCCATTAAACTAGACGCCAAGCCAGTAGCTCAACGGCGAAGAAAGATGTCTCAAGAAAAGGCCGATGAGGTGGCCAAGCAAACAGCCGGGCTACTAGAAGTCGGGTTCATCAAAGAGCTCGAGTATTCGACATGGCTATCCAACGTTGTCCTCGTCAAAAAAGCCAGCGGGAGATga